A single region of the Lycium barbarum isolate Lr01 chromosome 2, ASM1917538v2, whole genome shotgun sequence genome encodes:
- the LOC132627841 gene encoding uncharacterized protein LOC132627841 isoform X2 has product MTGFSKSNFLKRRKQENTLTDRMSGKNSERNLRRRIAYRAMPAEQKEALLERRRAAYSTRRRRLSENSSTSHSMQIDSSPEPPNLIPLPTTTFIRDGLSTPPAKEQPTQCASVYEIGSTSGTCNDRSSLRQSLPTVRGHRSTLMGCWNIKELPCSPSILKKVPNCKFCKARRFQYEPPSFCCSKGSVKLVSHQLPSKLKSLYLGVTDESNHFRTYV; this is encoded by the exons GATTTTCAAAGTCAAATTTCCTCAAGCGAAGAAAGCAAGAAAATACTCTGACTGATAGG ATGTCCGGCAAAAATAGTGAAAGAAACCTTAGACGCCGTATTGCTTATCGAGCAATGCCAGCTGAACAAAAGGAAGCTCTGCTGGAACGCCGTCGTGCAGCCTATTCTACAAGAAGGCGTCGTCTTTCTGAAAATTCTTCTACTAGCCACTCCATGCAGATTGATTCTTCCCCTGAACCTCCAAACTTGATTCCGTTGCCGACTACTACCTTCATTAGAGACGGACTTTCTACTCCTCCTGCCAAGGAACAACCAACTCAATGTGCTAGTGTGTATGAAATAG GATCGACATCCGGAACATGTAATGACCGTTCTAGCTTACGCCAATCACTACCAACTGTTAGAG GACATAGGTCAACACTGATGGGTTGTTGGAATATCAAAGAACTACCTTGTAGTCCTTCCATTTTAAAgaaagttccaaactgcaaattTTGTAAAGCCAGGAGATTTCAATATGAACCTCCTAGCTTCTGCTGCAGTAAAGGTTCAGTGAAATTAGTTTCTCACCAGTTGCCTTCCAAGTTAAAAAGCCTTTACTTAGGTGTCACTGATGAATCCAATCATTTCCGTACTTATGTATGA